The Panicum virgatum strain AP13 chromosome 5K, P.virgatum_v5, whole genome shotgun sequence genome has a window encoding:
- the LOC120709967 gene encoding mitogen-activated protein kinase 16-like, translating to MGPAPSSWPDQGSEEAPFFTDYSEASRYEVTEVVGKGSYGVVAAAIDTHTGERVAIKKINDVFEHISDATRILREIKLLRLLCHPDIVQIRHIMLPPSRREFRDIYIIFELMESDLHQVIKANDDLPPEHHQLFLYQMLRGMKYIHAANVFHRDLKPKNILANSDCKLKICDFGLARVSFSDTPSAIFWTDYVATRWYRAPELCGSFFSKYTPAIDIWSIGCIFAEMLSGRPLFPGKNVVHQLDLMTDLLGTPSSDSISRIRNEKARRYLCNMRKKYPIPFTQKFPGIDPMALHLLERLLAFDPKDRPTAAEALTDPYFTGLANPKHEPISQPISKLEFEFERRKLGRDDVRELIYREILEYHPQMLQQFLCGEDKANFVYPSGVDRFKRQFAHLEESAATGEKTSPQLRQHASLPRERVNDIGDDLLKPSADYCIRLHVCEQPAHASERDGPNKPLSSSRNFLKSESISASQCVVNKKKRDNDEDSISEHMNDAVDGVPQRIAQLKT from the exons ATGGGCCCAGCCCCGTCGTCGTGGCCTGACCAGGGCTCTGAGGAGGCGCCGTTCTTCACAGACTACAGCGAGGCGAGCCGGTACGAGGTCACCGAGGTGGTCGGCAAGGGCAGCTACGGCGTGgttgccgccgccatcgacaCCCACACTGGCGAGCGCGTCGCCATCAAGAAGATCAATGACGTCTTTGAGCACATCTCTGACGCCACCCGCATCCTCCGGGAGATCAAGCTGCTCCGCCTCCTGTGCCACCCAGACATTGTCCAAATCAGGCACATCATGCTCCCACCTTCGCGGCGTGAGTTCCGCGACATCTACATCATCTTCGAGCTCATGGAGTCCGACCTCCACCAGGTCATCAAGGCCAACGACGACCTCCCGCCCGAGCACCACCAGCTCTTCCTGTACCAGATGCTCCGTGGCATGAAGTACATCCATGCCGCAAATGTCTTCCACCGGGACCTCAAGCCCAAGAACATTCTCGCCAACAGCGACTGCAAGCTCAAGATTTGTGACTTCGGCCTTGCTCGGGTGTCTTTCAGTGATACACCTTCAGCGATATTTTGGACG GATTAtgtagcaacaagatggtatCGTGCTCCAGAATTATGTGGTTCTTTCTTTTCAAAG TATACTCCTGCGATTGATATCTGGAGCATAGGATGTATATTTGCTGAAATGCTTTCAGGGAGGCCTCTATTTCCTGGCAAGAATGTTGTTCACCAATTGGATCTCATGACAGATCTACTTGGCACTCCTTCATCAGATTCAATTTCCAGA ATTCGAAATGAAAAGGCCCGCCGATACTTGTGTAacatgagaaaaaaatatcCGATTCCTTTTACACAGAAGTTTCCTGGTATAGATCCAATGGCTCTTCATTTGCTTGAGCGTCTACTTGCTTTTGATCCAAAGGATCGACCAACTGCGGCAGAG GCCTTGACAGATCCATACTTCACTGGATTAGCAAATCCTAAACACGAACCTATATCACAACCTATCTCGAAACTTGAGTTTGAGTTTGAAAGAAGGAAGTTGGGCAGAGATGATGTTCGGGAACTAATTTACAGAGAG ATTTTGGAGTACCACCCTCAGATGTTGCAGCAGTTTCTTTGTGGTGAGGATAAGGCAAATTTTGTGTATCCAAG tggggtggatcgtttcAAGAGGCAATTTGCTCATCTCGAAGAAAGTGCTGCTACGGGTGAGAAAACTAGCCCACAGTTGCGGCAGCATGCTTCCCTACCAAG GGAAAGAGTAAACGACATTGGAGACGACCTTTTGAAACCAAGTGCTGATTATTGCATAAGATTGCATGTATGTGAGCAACCAGCACATGCATCAGAAAGAGATGGTCCGAACAAGCCACTCTCAAGTTCTCGTAACTTCTTGAAGAGCGAAAGCATTAGTGCTTCCCAGTGTGTTGTCAATAAAAAAAAGCGAGACAATGAT GAGGACTCTATATCTGAGCATATGAATGACGCAGTTGATGGTGTGCCACAAAGGATTGCGCAACTCAAAACCTGA
- the LOC120709966 gene encoding homeobox-leucine zipper protein HOX3-like: MGSTSPSGLELTMAVPGLSSSSGSEGGFGCNAGHGSRNAAMRDLDMNQPASGGEEEEFPMGSVEEDEEERGAGHRPKKLRLSKEQCRLLEESFRLNHTLTPKQKEALAVKLKLRPRQVEVWFQNRRARTKLKQTELECEYLKRCFGSLTEENRRLQREVEELRAMRVAPPTVLSPHTRQPLPASALTMCPRCERITAATTTGAGAPAARTPRPAAAAANPFHRGVPIRR, encoded by the exons ATGGGGTCCACCTCTCCCTCAGGCCTGGAGCTCACCATGGCTGTCCCCGGCCTCAGCTCCTCCTCTGGCTCAG AGGGCGGGTTCGGATGCAACGCCGGGCACGGGAGCAGGAACGCCGCCATGAGGGACCTGGACATGAAccagccggcgagcggcggcgaggaggaggagttcCCGATGGGCAGcgtggaggaggacgaggaggagcggggcgccggccaccgccccaaGAAGCTCCGGCTCTCCAAGGAGCAGTGCCGCCTCCTGGAGGAGAGCTTCCGCCTCAACCACACCCTCACGCCG AAGCAAAAGGAGGCCTTGGCTGTCAAGCTCAAGCTGCGGCCCAGGCAGGTGGAGGTCTGGTTCCAGAACCGCAGGGCTAG GACGAAGCTGAAGCAGACGGAGCTGGAGTGCGAGTACCTGAAGCGGTGCTTCGGCTCACTGACGGAGGAGAACCGACGGCTGCAgcgggaggtggaggagctgcGCGCGATGCGGGTGGCCCCGCCCACCGTGCTCTCCCCGCACACCCGGCAGCCGCTCCCGGCGTCCGCGCTCACCATGTGCCCGCGCTGCGAGCGCATCACGGCGGCCACGACGAcgggcgccggcgcccccgccgcgcgcaccccacGCCCGGCGGCAGCCGCGGCGAACCCCTTCCACCGCGGCGTTCCGATTAGGCGCTAG